In Candidatus Margulisiibacteriota bacterium, a single genomic region encodes these proteins:
- a CDS encoding ParB/RepB/Spo0J family partition protein, with protein MSKNKLGRGLSALLPEKNSTTSVESGLQTIAIEKITTNPYQPRIIFKAESILELANSIKENGLIQPIVVRKKDNGFELISGERRLRAAKQLGHNSIPAIIKEQISDKESMLMALIENIQREDISPIEQATCYKKIMEEQHITQANLAEMIGKSRPAVANTIRLLDLSLECKKALEEELISESHARKLLQLATHDAQNKMLLEITSNNMTVRDIETKIISKNPKKSVSVKNVSIKNPTYKIYCKKRDSKGSFVINFSTNDEYKELMNILENI; from the coding sequence ATGTCTAAAAATAAATTAGGAAGAGGCTTGTCGGCATTACTCCCAGAAAAAAACTCGACTACTTCTGTAGAATCGGGGCTACAAACAATTGCAATAGAAAAAATTACTACAAATCCTTATCAACCAAGAATAATTTTCAAGGCTGAGTCCATTCTCGAGCTAGCTAATTCCATTAAGGAAAATGGACTTATTCAACCCATTGTTGTTAGAAAAAAAGATAATGGCTTTGAGTTGATCTCTGGCGAAAGACGTTTACGAGCCGCAAAACAGCTTGGGCACAACTCTATTCCAGCAATTATCAAAGAACAAATATCAGACAAAGAAAGCATGCTAATGGCTTTAATTGAAAACATACAAAGAGAAGATATTAGCCCTATTGAACAAGCAACCTGCTATAAAAAAATAATGGAAGAACAACACATTACTCAAGCTAATTTAGCAGAAATGATAGGAAAAAGCAGACCAGCGGTAGCAAACACTATTAGGCTTCTAGATCTCTCTCTCGAATGCAAAAAGGCACTTGAAGAAGAACTTATCTCTGAAAGCCATGCTAGAAAACTTTTGCAACTTGCTACTCATGATGCTCAAAACAAAATGCTACTAGAAATTACTAGTAACAATATGACTGTTAGAGATATTGAAACAAAAATTATTTCTAAAAACCCAAAAAAATCAGTATCTGTTAAAAATGTAAGCATAAAAAACCCAACTTATAAAATTTACTGCAAAAAAAGAGACTCAAAAGGTTCTTTTGTCATAAACTTTTCCACAAACGATGAATACAAAGAACTTATGAATATTCTAGAAAATATTTAA